Proteins found in one Camelus bactrianus isolate YW-2024 breed Bactrian camel chromosome 5, ASM4877302v1, whole genome shotgun sequence genomic segment:
- the LANCL1 gene encoding glutathione S-transferase LANCL1: MAQRAFPNPYADYNKSLAEGYFDSTGRLTPEFSQRLNNKIRELLQQMERGLKSADPRDSTVYTGWTGIAVLYLQLYDVFGDPAYLQMAHGYVKQSLNCLSKRSITFLCGDAGPLAVAAVVYHKMNNEKQAEDCITRLIHLNKIDPHAPNEMLYGRIGYIYALLFVNKNFGVEKIPQSHIQQICETVLTSGENLARKRNFTDKTPLMYEWYQEYYVGAAHGLAGIYYYLMQPSLQVSHAKLHSLVKPSVDYVCQLKFPSGNYPPCVGDTRDLLVHWCHGSPGVIYMLLQAYKVFREERYLNDAYQCAEVIWQHGLLKKGYGLCHGAAGNAYAFLTLYNLTRDAKYLYRACKFAEWCLDYGEHGCRTPDTPFSLFEGMAGTIYFLADLLVPTKAKFPAFEL; the protein is encoded by the exons CTAACTCCAGAGTTCTCACAACGCTTGAACAATAAGATTCGAGAGCTTCTTCAGCAAATGGAGAGAGGCCTGAAGTCAGCAGACCCTCGGGACAGCACCGTTTACACTGGCTGGACAG GTATTGCTGTGCTTTACCTACAGCTCTATGATGTGTTTGGGGACCCTGCCTACCTACAGATGGCACATGGCTACGTAAAGCAAAGTCTCAACTGTTTGAGCAAGCGGTCCATCACCTTCCTCTGCGGGGACGCGGGCCCCCTGGCAGTGGCTGCTGTGGTGTACCACAAGATGAACAATGAGAAGCAGGCAGAAGACTGCATCACCCG GCTAATTCACCTAAATAAGATTGATCCACATGCTCCAAATGAAATGCTTTACGGACGAATTGGCTATATCTATGCTCTTCTTTTTGTGAATAAGAATTTTGGAGTGGAAAAGATTCCTCAAAGCCATATTCAGCAG ATTTGTGAAACAGTCTTAACCTCTGGAGAAAACCTAGCTAGAAAGAGAAACTTCACGGACAAGACTCCACTGATGTATGAATGGTACCAAGAATATTACGTGGGGGCTGCTCATGGCCTGGCAGGAATTTATTACTACCTGATGCAG CCCAGCCTTCAAGTGAGCCATGCGAAGTTACACAGTCTGGTCAAGCCCAGTGTAGACTATGTCTGCCAGCTGAAATTCCCTTCTGGCAATTACCCTCCCTGTGTGGGCGATACTCGAGATCTGCTAGTCCACTGGTGCCATGGTTCCCCTGGGGTAATCTACATGCTCCTTCAGGCCTATAAG GTGTTCCGAGAGGAACGCTATCTCAACGATGCCTATCAGTGTGCCGAAGTGATCTGGCAGCACGGGCTGCTGAAGAAGGGGTACGGGCTGTGCCATGGCGCTGCAGGGAACGCCTACGCCTTCCTGACGCTGTACAACCTCACACGGGACGCCAAGTACCTGTACAGGGCCTGCAAG TTTGCTGAATGGTGCTTAGATTATGGAGAACACGGATGCAGAACACCAGATacccccttctccctctttgAAG GAATGGCTGGAACAATATATTTCCTGGCTGACCTGCTCGTGCCCACAAAAGCCAAGTTCCCTGCATTTGAACTGTAA